The DNA region TAGCCGTAAATTGCTTAGACTTTGTGCGCCATCGGCCACCGGCTTTCTTAAGGAAACCAACGAGTCACTAAGACTTAAAAGAAATTTGAAGTCGCGTAGCGAGCTATTGTTTGCGCCACTAGAAAGTTTTGACTCGAGCCCATTGGTGGCCGAAAGTGTGTCATTTAAGGTACCAGTGACTGTTCTAATTGCAGTTGGGGTTCGACCAATATAAGGAGTATGCGAAAAGATCCACCAAATCAAGCCAGTTGATGATTTGTGGGCATCGGCCACTTCCACCCTGATGTTAGTTAGCAGTTCGGCCGCGTCCTTGCCGTTGAAATTACTACCAGCAGAGTTGGCTTGCTGCACCTGGCTCTTAACTCGGGAGAGGTGGTACTGAACTTGAACGCCTGAATAGGTCAGATACGCAATCGAACCAATAGTAAAAAGCAGAAAGGTGATGAGGACTGGTTTTAAAAATTTCCGCAAAGGCTGACCGGGATCAACTAATTCAGTCAACTAAGTCACCTCGCTGTGATTATGTCGCACGCAGTCAATTCGCGAAAATAAACGAATGAAGCAAGTAACCGGGGGAACGCTCGACTACAACACAGTCTAATAGAAATGCCAACTAGAAAAGCGGATAGCAAGAGCTAAACTTTTAAGAAAAAGAGATTACTTTCCAGTGAACTTGTAAGTTGTCTTAATCTTGCCAATCGTCAAAACAAAAGTATTATTTTTACCCTTGATAAAAGTCTTTGCCGGAATTGTTATTGTGGCGATATTTGCCTTTGGCTTAACTTTCACCGTGATTTTCTTCTTGGTCTTCTTGCCAGCCTTGGGTGTCAGAGTTAAGACAGTTCCGGGTTTTAGGAACTTCAATTTAACAAGCGTTTTCGCCGAAATTTTGCCCGTCTTAGGTGCTGTGACACTTGGTACATAAAGTTTCACCGATGCCACTTCATCCGGAAGTTTTGGATTTGAAGGGGTGGTTACCGTGATTGTATAAATTCCAGATGCTAGGCCAGTCAATGTTTTAGTAATAGCGCCAGTCTCAGTAGTTGCATCGCTAGATTTTTTTCCAACAACGATAGTTGTGACAGCGTTTGGCTTCGCATTATTGATAGAAAGTTTGGTCTTGCCCTTCTTGGCAACAATCAAATCAGGGGTTAGCGTGGCTGAAACTGGTGTTCCAGGCGGATATGCTACGACCGGAATGTACGCACCAACAAGAACAATGGCTAATGCCAGTGCTATGGAGCGAAAATTGAACTTCACTTGATTTCCCTTCGAGACTTTCAAATCTAGAAAATCATAACCCAGATAAGGTAGTGCTCGAAACCAAATATTGGACAAAATGGCACCTTTTGACAAAAAGTTACCAATATTTAACTAAATGGAAACCTATAAATTGTGGATTTTTGGCGCAAATTGCGCTTTCCGACCGCCCAAAAGATTACACCAATTAGAACGAAGATTGCTAACGGAATCGAAACGGTTAGCATGTATTTCCATTTTTCGGCTTCTTCCCAGCCATCTGGAAGGTAATCACCACTGAACCAGCCAGCACCCAAGCCTGGCGCTAACAGCTGCACCGTTGCAAAAGAGACGATCAAAGTCAGCCAAACGCTCAAGAATTTTGCGAATGGCGCCCGATAAACACGAGGTACATCTGGATGGGAAACTCGCAATTTCCAGAGTGCGGGGAATATTGCGATGTAAGACATGAGGGTTGTAGAAACAGCGATGCCTAGGACCACAGTGAAATACTTTGCAGTATTACCTTCGCTAATTACGCGAGCTAGCACAAAGATGATGCTGGAAAGAATTCCAGACAACATATTTACCCGAACAGGTGTTCCATATTTTTCACTGAAAACTCCAAGCCAACGAGGCGCAGCGCCATCATATCCTGACACCGCAAGGGCGCGATCTGAACCCATGAGCCACGCAACGCCAGAAGAAAGCACGCACAAGACCAATAAGACTGCCGCGAATCCGCCCATAACAGTTCCCCAGCCGGCTAAGGAGACAGTGCCATCTTCGGCTACCGTGCGGCCAAATACCGTGAAAGTTTCCTTAATGGCATCAATGAATCCTTCAAGACTGCTTGCTTTATCTGCCGGCAATACCAGAATGATTCCCAAAATTGGAATACCGTATAGCAGGATTGCGGCAATCGCGGAGCGGAAGACAGCGTAAGGAACGTCGCGTTGAGAATCCTTCATCTCGTCACCAGCGCTATTTGGATTTTCGAATCCAACATAGTTGAAAAGTATTAGGCCAGCTATTGCAACAAAGCATGGCCATGTGACTTTAAAGCTGCCAAGTGTTGGGCCATGAATTCCAAATTTAGACGCATACATAATTATGGTTAGCGAGAAAATGCCCAAGAGGATGAAGCGTGCAAAAGCTCCCAAAATCGGGACCCACTTACCGACCTTAAATGACAGAATTGATGCGAAGGTGCCGACCCAAATGAATGCAAAACCTAATAGGTAGAACCAGGTTGATGAAAGCGATGCTCCGCCTAAAAAGAAGGTCTCGATTGCTGTCAGAGCAACAACAGTCAAGGTGCCACCGAACCAAACCGGA from Actinomycetota bacterium includes:
- a CDS encoding APC family permease: MTPQSSDRSESLDFTEEYQKEKANLQKHFGRREILFFTICTLVGVDTLGSIAFFGPQAFSWLVILAITFFIPSALLFAELGTAFPEEGGPYLWARLAFGRLTASINNFFYWVTNPVWFGGTLTVVALTAIETFFLGGASLSSTWFYLLGFAFIWVGTFASILSFKVGKWVPILGAFARFILLGIFSLTIIMYASKFGIHGPTLGSFKVTWPCFVAIAGLILFNYVGFENPNSAGDEMKDSQRDVPYAVFRSAIAAILLYGIPILGIILVLPADKASSLEGFIDAIKETFTVFGRTVAEDGTVSLAGWGTVMGGFAAVLLVLCVLSSGVAWLMGSDRALAVSGYDGAAPRWLGVFSEKYGTPVRVNMLSGILSSIIFVLARVISEGNTAKYFTVVLGIAVSTTLMSYIAIFPALWKLRVSHPDVPRVYRAPFAKFLSVWLTLIVSFATVQLLAPGLGAGWFSGDYLPDGWEEAEKWKYMLTVSIPLAIFVLIGVIFWAVGKRNLRQKSTIYRFPFS